Below is a genomic region from Leptotrichia shahii.
GACTGGAATTTTATGGAATATCGTGACTGGTTTACTTTGTTTTGGATACCAGTTTTTCCGATAAGCGGTAGAAAAGAATATCTGGAATGTCCGATTTGTCGTCAAGTTTATGATGTGCCAAAGGATTAGTTATTTGAATTAATGAGTATTAGAAGATATTTTTTTGGGTTTTATACTATTTCCCGTTAAAATAATAGATTTATTATAACTTCTATTATGCAAGGGGTCAAGACCACTTGTCAGGAAATAAATAAAATATAATTTCTATTTTTCAAATGGGATTTAGTATTAGATTAAAAGTGTGAGGAAATAAATGATTTATTTTATTGGCGGGAAAAAGCAGAGGGAATTTAAGTATTTTGAGATTTTGGAAAAAATACGGAAGGAAAATATGAGGATTAGTGAGAGTTTTTTCGATGTGGATTTAAAGGAAAATGAGAAGTTTCTGGAAAAAATAAATATTAATTCCATATTTTCAAGTCAGGAACTGGTTGTGTTGAAAAGAGCGGAAAAGCTCAAAAATATTGAGGAAATTTTGAAATACATAGCAAATCTTGAGATAGTAAATAAGGAAATTGTTATTGATTATGACAAGGAAGATGGGAAATTTGGGGCAAAGTTAAAAAGGTTGCTAGATGAGCTGGGAAAAAATAAGAAAATGAAAGTCTTTTTGTTCCAAAAGGAGACAGAAGAGGAAATACGGGCCTATGTTATAGATGAACTGGAAATAAACGGCAGGGATCTGGCATTGCTTTTGGAGATGATTGGGAATAATCCGTTTAAAGTTAGAAATGAAGTAGCAAAAATTAAGACTTTTCTGAATGGAGAAAAGTTTGATATTGAAAAAATAAAAAATGTTGTGTCGGTTGAAAAGGAATATCAAATTTATGAGATGACACGGAATATATTGTTGAATAATCCAGCAGATGTAATGAGATATTTGGAGCAGAAGAAAGAATATATGGGAATTTTGTATTCTCTTTACAGTGAACTTGAAACGATGTATAAAATAAGTTCATTGAAAAAACGAGGAAGAAAATTTAGTAAAAATTATAATACTTTCAAAATGGAATTTGAAGAGATAAAGGAAATTTTTAAATCCAATAACCGAATTCCAAATTCTTATGTGATTTTTAAAAAGCTGGAACTTGAGCAAAATTATACAAATTTAAATTTAAAAAAATTAGTTTTTAGATGCTGGGAAATTGAAAGAGAGATAAAGACTGGTAAAATAGAGATGGAAACAGGGGTTGAAATGTTAATTATGGAAATTTGCTCATTATTTAGAAAAAAATAATTTGAGAAATCGTAAAATATGAATAAATATAAACATTGAACCAAGATGTTTAAATAATTGATTTATAATTAGATTGCTTAAAAACTACTTTAACTGCAACTCTATGAAAAGTATGATAGAATCTCAGCAAAAAATTAAAGAATACGAATAAAATTTAAAAGCAAACAGAAAAGAGGTGTATTTCTAATGGGAATATTAAAAAAAATATGGGATATGCTGCCAGAAGGACGTCCGATTTGTGTGCCAAAACCTGAGGCTTGGGGAGTAAAACAGGAGGAAGAGAAGGAAACTGACAAAGATTTAAAGAAGAAAGATGATGTGGAAAAAGTAAAGAAATAAAACTTATTGTGAAATTAAGTTTTAATATAAACTGATTATTGTTAGAAAATAACGAAAGAGGGTGCATTTAGACGCTCTCTCTTTTATTTTATAGGAATTTTTAAAATCCCATTTAAAAAATAGAAATAAAAAAATTTTTGAACAAACTTGACATTGATAAGATTTAATTGTATAATCTTTACAGTGATAATATAATAAAAGTTAAGGGGAATTTAAATATGGAAAAATCTAAAAAAAGCTACCATCATGGAAATTTACGAGAAGAATTGATTGAAAAAGGGATAGAGGTGATAAATGAAGCAGGAGAAGAAAAATTATCTCTAAGAAAAGTGGCTAAAATGTGTGGAGTAAGTAATGCGGCGCCGTACACATATTTTAAGAAAAAAAGTGATTTGCTTTACGCAATGAGTGATTATATCTGGGGAATATTGGCGGCGGAACTTGATAAGACAAGAAAAAAATATGAAAATCAAGAGGATTTATTGGTAAAATTAGGAAAAACATACGTTATGTTTTTTTGTGCGAATCACAGGTACTATTATTTTATGATTTCAAGAAAAAATATGAAAATAGATTTATTCTCAAAGTTTTCAAAAATAGAAAATAATAATGAAAAAGCCTTTAGCATATTAAAAATTGAGGCCACGAAAATACTTGAAAAAATTGGAGTAACAAATCAGGCTATACAAGATAAAATTTTGGCAATGTGGGCGTTAGTGCAAGGACTGACAACAATAATGATTACAAATGATATAAAGTATTCTGAAAGCTGGGAAGAAAAAATAGAGGAGATAATAAAATCAGTTTGTATAGCAAAGTAATTTTAAAATATACTCGAACCCATTTAAAACATAACTATTAAAAATTATATAAATTTAGGGTTTGAGTAAAATAGTCATAGCTTTTGAGTTCGCTTTAAGGCAGTTTTACTATAGAATTTAACAGTTGCTAGTTACTATATGGGTTTGAATCTTAAATTTGGTTAATATTTAGCAGTTAGATTTTAAATAGATTTAATATATTTATAGAAGGTGAGAAATATGGAATTAATTATACACGATTTAGATAATGGAAAATTGGAAAATTTAAAGTGGAAAATTGAAAAAAAGGAAAAAATTACAGATAAAATAAAAGAGAGCATAAATCAAAAAAAAATAATAGATGATGAAGACATATCTATAATTTGTGATAATAATAGAATTAAAAGCTGCATGGGATGTTTTGAATGCTGGATTAAAACTCCAGGGAAATGTAAAATTAGGGATGGATATGAAAATTTAGCAAAATTATATTCAAAAGCAGACAAAGTTGTGATTATAAGTCAATGTGTCTATGGTTCTTATAGTCCGTTTGTAAAAAATGTGCTAGATAGGACAATTCCATATTTATTGCCATTTTTTAAATTTAAAAATAAAGAAATGCACCATATTACACGGAATAAAACGAAATTTGACTTAAATGTATATTTTTATGGAAAAAATTTGTCACAAAATGAAAAGATAGCCGCTAAAGAAATAGTAAAGGCTAATAGCGTGAATTTAGATGTAAAAACTTTTAAGGTTTCTTTTTTAGAAGATTAGGAGAATGATGAAATATGAAAATTAGTATAATAAATGGAAGTCCAAAAGCGGGCAAAAGTAATTCTGAAATATTAGGAAATTATCTTTTATCCTTGCTTAAAGATAATGGAATAAGAAAATATTATTCAATTTCTGTTAGATTAGATGATAAAATTAAAAATGAAATTTATAATAGTGATGTTTTAATATTTCTTTTTCCATTATATGTTGATGGTATTCCATCTAATTTATTAAAGTTGCTTGTAGAATTTGAAAAGAAAAAAGTTATAAAATATGGAACTAAAATTTATTGCATTGTGAATAATGGATTTTATGAAGGGAAACAAAATCAGTTGGCAATTTTGCAGATAAAAAATTGGTGTGAAAAGGTTAAGGCGAGATGGGGGCAAGGAATTGGTGTAGGTGCAGGAGAATTGTTGCCATATTTGAAAAAATATCCATTGGGGCAAGGACCGCTAAAAAATTTAGGTAAAGTGTTAGATAAATTTTCTGCTAATATTCTAACTTTAAAAAGTGATGAGGATATTTATATAAATCCAAACTGGCTAAGAAGTTTATATTTTTTCCAAGGCTCAATTTCGTGGATTTTAAAAGGTAGAAAAAATAATTTGCGAGTAAGGGAACTTTTTAGAAAAAGTAATTAAAATAGTATAATAAAAAAGACTATCTTGGAATATTGCGATAGTCTTTTGCTTTTGTTAATCTTAAAAAAATTTTTTTAAAATCAATCAGTGGCAAAAAAATTAATTTGCCAATGAATTAACTTTTAATGTTAATCTAGATTTTTTTCTTGATGCAGTGTTTTTCTTTAAAACACCTTTTGTTACAGCTTTATCTAATTCTTTATATGCTACGCTTAATGCTGATTTAGCTTCGTCGACATTTTTAGCT
It encodes:
- a CDS encoding zinc-ribbon domain-containing protein, producing MILIFGTKRKFKNLGALENCHCSRCNNTSDWNFMEYRDWFTLFWIPVFPISGRKEYLECPICRQVYDVPKD
- the holA gene encoding DNA polymerase III subunit delta; this encodes MIYFIGGKKQREFKYFEILEKIRKENMRISESFFDVDLKENEKFLEKININSIFSSQELVVLKRAEKLKNIEEILKYIANLEIVNKEIVIDYDKEDGKFGAKLKRLLDELGKNKKMKVFLFQKETEEEIRAYVIDELEINGRDLALLLEMIGNNPFKVRNEVAKIKTFLNGEKFDIEKIKNVVSVEKEYQIYEMTRNILLNNPADVMRYLEQKKEYMGILYSLYSELETMYKISSLKKRGRKFSKNYNTFKMEFEEIKEIFKSNNRIPNSYVIFKKLELEQNYTNLNLKKLVFRCWEIEREIKTGKIEMETGVEMLIMEICSLFRKK
- a CDS encoding TetR/AcrR family transcriptional regulator codes for the protein MEKSKKSYHHGNLREELIEKGIEVINEAGEEKLSLRKVAKMCGVSNAAPYTYFKKKSDLLYAMSDYIWGILAAELDKTRKKYENQEDLLVKLGKTYVMFFCANHRYYYFMISRKNMKIDLFSKFSKIENNNEKAFSILKIEATKILEKIGVTNQAIQDKILAMWALVQGLTTIMITNDIKYSESWEEKIEEIIKSVCIAK
- a CDS encoding NAD(P)H-dependent oxidoreductase gives rise to the protein MELIIHDLDNGKLENLKWKIEKKEKITDKIKESINQKKIIDDEDISIICDNNRIKSCMGCFECWIKTPGKCKIRDGYENLAKLYSKADKVVIISQCVYGSYSPFVKNVLDRTIPYLLPFFKFKNKEMHHITRNKTKFDLNVYFYGKNLSQNEKIAAKEIVKANSVNLDVKTFKVSFLED
- the rpsT gene encoding 30S ribosomal protein S20 → MAHSKASKKRVFIGERNAARNQAIRSRTKTFVKKVLAAVEAKNVDEAKSALSVAYKELDKAVTKGVLKKNTASRKKSRLTLKVNSLAN